One genomic segment of Rhizorhabdus phycosphaerae includes these proteins:
- a CDS encoding GNAT family N-acetyltransferase, producing MHVRPYEPRDADGVWRIIEPVIRAGDTYALPRDWSREEALAYWTLPTHDVFVAEADGQLLGTYYLQPNQMGGGAGVANCGYMTAAEATGRGVARTMCAHSMDHARARGFRAMQFNFVVSTNERAVKLWQSLGFEIVGRLPGAFDHPQAGPVDALVMYRFI from the coding sequence ATGCACGTCCGTCCCTATGAGCCGCGCGACGCCGATGGCGTCTGGCGCATCATCGAGCCGGTGATCCGCGCGGGCGATACCTATGCCCTGCCGCGCGACTGGAGCCGGGAGGAGGCGCTCGCCTACTGGACGCTCCCCACCCATGACGTGTTCGTCGCGGAGGCGGACGGGCAACTGCTCGGCACCTATTATCTGCAGCCTAATCAGATGGGCGGTGGAGCGGGCGTCGCCAATTGCGGCTATATGACCGCCGCCGAGGCGACCGGCCGCGGCGTGGCCCGCACGATGTGTGCCCACTCGATGGACCATGCCCGCGCGCGGGGATTCCGCGCGATGCAGTTCAACTTCGTCGTATCCACCAACGAACGCGCGGTGAAGCTGTGGCAGTCGCTCGGCTTCGAGATCGTCGGCCGCCTTCCAGGCGCCTTCGATCACCCACAGGCCGGCCCGGTCGACGCGCTGGTCATGTATCGCTTCATCTGA